Part of the Nostoc sp. ATCC 53789 genome, GTTCTTGCTGATTTTTCCCCTGCACCTCAATAACGTCAATCAAGCTAAGACTCAAACACTCAATCGAATCACCCAAGAAGCAGATCAGGCAGAAGCTCAACTCAACACTCGCTTATCGCAATTGCAAGCACAACTGAATACTGAGCAAGGAAAAGCCCAATTAGATCAACTGCGAACCCAAACCAAAGCTCAGTTTAGTGAAATCCTCAAAGACGATCAAAAATATAAGCAAGCGCTTGAAAGCTCTCAAATTCCCCCAAATATCAAAGAGTTACTGAAGAAGGCTAAAACAGATCCCCAAGCGCTTGACAAAGCTATCGAACAACAAACAGATATTCAGACACTGCGAACTCAACAACTGAGCCAAGTTCGCCAGCGCAGAGAAGAAGCAGAACAACAAGCTAAAGATACTGCTTGGAAGTCTGGGCTGCGGATTGGGATTAGCAGTTTGTTGTTATCCATTGGTTACATTATCATCGGCTGGACGGGCTTAAAAGGTATGGGTGCTGTACAAGGTGGTAAA contains:
- a CDS encoding HpsJ family protein; its protein translation is MVNRFTSVSTALTVKVVGIICILSFFVDFLILLLPFQPTDRVWQINLATALVDRGIVPLVGLGLLFAAYWIENADAGSDRPQGIDLRFPAVILSSILGLMFLLIFPLHLNNVNQAKTQTLNRITQEADQAEAQLNTRLSQLQAQLNTEQGKAQLDQLRTQTKAQFSEILKDDQKYKQALESSQIPPNIKELLKKAKTDPQALDKAIEQQTDIQTLRTQQLSQVRQRREEAEQQAKDTAWKSGLRIGISSLLLSIGYIIIGWTGLKGMGAVQGGKPRATAR